The following proteins come from a genomic window of Tepidiforma thermophila:
- a CDS encoding MBL fold metallo-hydrolase, which yields MTAPFAEQPLPGVWWLTGTRGSNVFLVALPSGGVALVDTGFADSAPAILRALESIGRPLEAILLTHRHRDHAGAAAAVATATGAPVIAGAGDCRLRNGRLVLRSGIGRSHPLRLAAAFLRRRPTPAPVAVAVETPQEVLPGIRAIPTPGHTPGSLCFIADHLNAAFVGDLVISHGGELTRSLRWANHDDARYLQSIAEFAGIAPPAGFPGHGIPVLAGFDTALAALAALPRRPLTPRTALERARRLAAFASGFAARRRPARHVKESESP from the coding sequence ATGACCGCCCCCTTCGCCGAACAGCCCCTCCCCGGCGTCTGGTGGCTCACCGGAACCCGCGGCTCCAACGTCTTCCTCGTCGCCCTCCCATCGGGCGGCGTCGCCCTCGTCGATACGGGCTTCGCCGATAGCGCGCCCGCCATCCTCCGCGCCCTCGAATCCATCGGCCGCCCGCTCGAAGCCATCCTCCTCACCCACCGCCACCGCGACCACGCCGGCGCCGCTGCCGCCGTCGCCACCGCCACCGGTGCCCCGGTCATCGCCGGCGCCGGCGACTGCCGCTTGCGCAATGGCCGGCTCGTCCTCCGCTCCGGCATCGGCCGCAGCCACCCGCTCCGTCTCGCTGCTGCCTTCCTCCGCCGCCGTCCCACGCCCGCACCGGTAGCCGTTGCGGTCGAAACACCCCAGGAGGTCCTCCCCGGAATCCGCGCCATCCCCACGCCTGGCCATACCCCCGGCTCGCTCTGCTTCATCGCCGACCACCTCAACGCAGCCTTCGTGGGTGACCTGGTCATCAGCCACGGCGGCGAACTCACCCGTTCGCTCCGCTGGGCGAATCACGACGATGCCCGCTACTTGCAGTCCATCGCTGAGTTTGCCGGTATCGCCCCGCCAGCCGGCTTCCCCGGCCACGGTATCCCCGTGCTGGCCGGCTTCGATACCGCCCTCGCTGCCCTCGCGGCCCTCCCCCGGCGCCCGCTCACCCCGCGCACCGCGCTCGAACGCGCCCGCCGGCTTGCCGCCTTCGCGTCCGGCTTCGCGGCCCGCCGCCGCCCCGCCCGGCACGTGAAAGAATCCGAAAGCCCCTGA
- a CDS encoding (2Fe-2S)-binding protein gives MKRTYVQARINGEERDFLCEPRQSLLEVLREELGLTGSKEGCNNGNCGACSVIMNGRVVNSCCVLGVEADGADITTIEGIAHGDRLHPLQQAFLEEAALQCGICTPGFIIAAKALLDREPGADEHRIRFWLAGNLCRCTGYDKIIRAVQRAASQLQEASS, from the coding sequence ATGAAACGCACCTACGTCCAGGCACGCATCAACGGCGAAGAGCGCGACTTCCTCTGCGAGCCGCGCCAGAGCCTCCTTGAAGTCCTCCGCGAAGAACTCGGCCTCACCGGCAGCAAGGAAGGCTGCAACAACGGAAACTGCGGCGCCTGCTCCGTCATCATGAACGGCCGGGTCGTCAACTCCTGCTGCGTCCTCGGCGTCGAAGCCGACGGCGCCGATATCACGACCATCGAAGGCATCGCCCACGGCGACCGGCTGCACCCGCTCCAGCAGGCCTTCCTCGAAGAAGCCGCCCTCCAGTGCGGTATCTGCACCCCCGGGTTCATCATCGCGGCCAAAGCCCTGCTCGACCGCGAACCCGGCGCCGACGAACACCGCATCCGCTTCTGGCTCGCCGGCAACCTCTGCCGGTGCACCGGCTACGACAAGATCATCCGCGCCGTCCAGCGCGCCGCCAGCCAGCTCCAGGAGGCCAGCTCGTGA
- the polA gene encoding DNA polymerase I, producing the protein MPTGSEGKPRLVVLDSHGILYRAFFAFANSDRPLMTSKGELTFAVHGYAETLIRVLDQLRPTHICAAWDAGGKTFRHEASEAYKATRRAAPDELLRQMGRVREMLDAFGIPIYEVPGYEADDVAGTIATKAAAQGIETYIATLDTDLVQLLGPNIKLFLFRPFQRDTVEYDEAKAAERWGFSPKYMVDFKALKGDASDNIQGIYGIGEKTAAELIRQFGPIEAIYENIELVRPALKQKLLEGKELAFRNKELVTIHTDLPIEFDLEQCRVGGFDRERIAALFRELEFRVLAQRLDEVLGSRTTAAAAAAEAAYRAVGSRAELEELAATLRAAGSFAAAGISTAGDSSHPLLLGLAFATTPGQAWYVPVGHAPRMDGETRQVKLDYVREVLGPVLADEGLEKTAYGVKYLLHMLDRNGMTLGGGRFDVSIAAFLLGETSSSLNALVNERLGIELVSLQSLTGTGRNATALSQASIEAVMPYACQQADFALRMREPLAAELRERGQWKLFAEMEMPLVEVLYRMENVGVAVDLAVLREASRQLGEEAARVEREIYAIVGHEFNIGSPKQLSDVLFGELGLPKTRKTTQGYSTDQRSLEGLRHLTPIIDLIFQYRELTKLKSTYADALPATVAEDGRIHTDFQQTVAATGRLSSINPNLQNIPVRTETGRAIRRAFVASYFDDPWLVGADYSQIELRILAHVSGDEGLIRAFLNDEDIHRATAATVYGVDPSEVTREMRDTAKMVNFGIAYGMGEFGLASRTGMTRDAAERFIDTYYRNYPGIARWQDETLRFTREHGYAETLFGRRRYLPAILSNNYQARAAAEREAINMPIQGTAADIIKVAMIRIDRELQERGLRSRMILQIHDELIFECPADEVEAVRELAARVMPASIELKVPLKVDLKQGRNWGEME; encoded by the coding sequence GTGCCCACCGGAAGCGAGGGGAAGCCGCGGCTTGTGGTGCTGGATTCGCACGGGATCCTGTACCGGGCGTTTTTTGCGTTCGCGAACTCCGACCGGCCGCTGATGACCTCGAAAGGCGAGCTGACGTTCGCCGTCCACGGCTATGCCGAGACGCTGATCCGGGTGCTCGACCAGCTTCGGCCGACGCACATCTGTGCGGCGTGGGATGCCGGCGGGAAGACGTTCCGGCACGAAGCGAGCGAGGCGTATAAGGCGACGCGGCGCGCGGCCCCGGACGAGCTGCTGCGGCAGATGGGCCGGGTGCGGGAGATGCTCGATGCGTTCGGCATCCCGATTTACGAGGTGCCGGGCTACGAGGCGGACGATGTTGCGGGGACGATTGCGACGAAGGCCGCGGCGCAGGGCATCGAGACCTACATCGCGACGCTTGATACCGACCTTGTGCAGCTCCTCGGCCCGAACATCAAGCTGTTCCTGTTCCGGCCGTTCCAGCGGGATACCGTGGAGTACGACGAAGCGAAGGCGGCCGAGCGATGGGGCTTCAGCCCGAAGTACATGGTTGATTTCAAGGCGCTGAAGGGCGACGCCAGCGACAACATCCAGGGCATTTACGGGATTGGGGAGAAGACGGCTGCCGAGCTCATCCGGCAGTTCGGGCCGATCGAGGCGATTTACGAGAACATCGAGCTCGTCCGGCCGGCGCTCAAGCAGAAGCTGCTCGAGGGGAAGGAGCTCGCCTTCCGCAATAAGGAGCTGGTGACGATCCACACAGACCTGCCGATCGAGTTCGACCTCGAGCAGTGCAGGGTCGGGGGCTTCGACCGGGAGCGGATTGCGGCGCTTTTCCGGGAGCTGGAATTCCGGGTTCTTGCGCAGCGGCTGGATGAGGTGCTCGGGTCGCGGACGACAGCGGCAGCGGCCGCCGCGGAGGCGGCGTACCGCGCAGTCGGGAGCCGGGCTGAACTGGAGGAGCTGGCGGCGACCCTGCGGGCTGCGGGGAGCTTCGCTGCGGCGGGAATTTCCACGGCCGGCGACAGCAGCCATCCGCTCCTCCTCGGGCTGGCGTTCGCGACCACCCCGGGGCAGGCGTGGTATGTGCCGGTCGGGCATGCACCGCGGATGGACGGCGAGACGCGGCAGGTGAAGCTCGACTATGTGCGCGAGGTGCTTGGGCCGGTGCTTGCGGACGAGGGGCTGGAGAAGACGGCGTACGGCGTGAAGTACCTGCTGCACATGCTCGACCGGAACGGGATGACGCTCGGGGGCGGCCGCTTTGACGTCAGCATCGCGGCGTTCCTGCTCGGGGAGACGTCGTCGTCCCTGAACGCGCTGGTCAATGAGCGGCTGGGCATCGAGCTGGTTTCGCTGCAATCGCTGACCGGGACCGGCCGGAATGCGACCGCGCTCTCGCAGGCGAGCATCGAGGCGGTGATGCCGTACGCGTGCCAGCAGGCGGATTTTGCGCTGCGGATGCGTGAGCCGCTGGCCGCGGAGCTCCGCGAGCGGGGCCAGTGGAAGCTGTTCGCCGAGATGGAGATGCCGCTCGTCGAGGTGCTCTACCGGATGGAGAATGTGGGCGTGGCGGTCGACCTTGCGGTGCTGCGGGAGGCATCGCGGCAGCTGGGCGAGGAGGCGGCACGGGTGGAGCGGGAGATTTATGCGATCGTCGGCCACGAGTTCAACATCGGGAGCCCGAAGCAGCTGAGCGACGTGCTCTTCGGTGAGCTGGGGCTGCCGAAAACGCGGAAGACGACGCAGGGCTACAGCACGGACCAGCGGTCCCTCGAGGGGCTGCGGCACCTGACGCCGATCATCGACCTGATTTTCCAGTACCGTGAGCTGACGAAGCTGAAGTCGACCTATGCGGACGCCCTGCCGGCGACGGTCGCGGAGGACGGGCGGATTCATACCGATTTCCAGCAGACCGTTGCGGCGACGGGGCGGCTGAGCAGCATCAACCCGAACCTGCAGAACATCCCGGTGCGGACCGAGACGGGCCGTGCCATCCGGAGAGCGTTCGTCGCGTCGTATTTCGATGACCCGTGGCTGGTTGGCGCGGACTACTCGCAGATCGAGCTGCGGATCCTTGCCCATGTTTCGGGTGACGAGGGGCTGATCCGCGCGTTCCTGAACGACGAGGACATCCACCGGGCCACAGCGGCGACGGTCTACGGGGTCGACCCCTCCGAAGTGACGCGGGAGATGCGGGACACGGCGAAGATGGTGAACTTCGGCATCGCCTACGGCATGGGCGAATTCGGGCTGGCCAGCCGGACGGGCATGACGCGGGACGCGGCGGAGCGGTTCATCGACACGTACTACCGGAACTACCCGGGCATCGCGCGGTGGCAGGACGAGACGCTCCGGTTTACGCGGGAGCACGGGTACGCGGAAACGCTGTTCGGGCGGCGGCGGTACCTGCCGGCGATCCTGAGCAATAACTACCAGGCGCGCGCCGCGGCCGAACGGGAAGCGATCAACATGCCGATCCAGGGGACAGCGGCCGACATCATCAAGGTGGCAATGATCCGCATCGACCGGGAGCTGCAGGAGCGGGGGCTGCGGAGCCGGATGATCCTGCAAATCCACGACGAGCTGATTTTCGAGTGCCCGGCGGATGAGGTGGAGGCGGTGCGGGAGCTGGCGGCGCGGGTGATGCCGGCAAGCATCGAGCTGAAGGTGCCGCTCAAGGTGGACCTGAAGCAGGGCCGCAACTGGGGCGAGATGGAGTAG
- a CDS encoding xanthine dehydrogenase family protein molybdopterin-binding subunit, with amino-acid sequence MTTVEKPQYRVIGTRPIRPDGVEKVTGKALYGADIRLPGMIYGKILRSPHAHARILRIDTSEAERAPGVLAVVTHADLPVAADRVEELGESAVNVREVAENILASQKVLYRGHAVAAVAATSPHLAEEALELIRVEYEVLPPVLDVLDAMRDDAPLLDENRRTKTLMTGELSEKPSNVASYNRFQDGDVEAAFAEADVVVEREFRTKMVHQGYIEPQNSTANWNADGTLTIWTSTQGAFAVRNLVAEVLRKPIAQVKVVPMEIGGGFGGKIPIYLDPIAALLSKKSGRPVKIVMSRTEVFEATGPTSGTVIRVKAAAKGDRLTAVQASLFYEAGAFPGSSVGAGSMTMLAPYNVENFVIDAYDVVVNKPKTAAYRAPGAPAAAFAIESVIDELARHQKVDPLVFRKVNSARKGTKMVNGIAFPRIGHEECVEAALNSDHYRSPIEGPYRGRGVASGYWFNGGMQSSVVVAVNTDGTVNLIEGSTDIGGTRASLAMQLAETLGIPYESIRPSVVDTDSIGHNDVTGGSRTTFATGMAVYEAGMAIRREMVARAAKLWGLAEEDVEYDAGIIRSKKDGRQFTFKELAAQSARTGGPITGKASLVARGVGGAYGTHIVDVEVDPETGKVTILRYTAVQDVGTAIHPSYVEGQIQGGVVQGIGWALNEEYVFDEQGRMLNASFLDYRMPTALDVPMIDTILVEVPNPGHPYGVRGVGEVPIVPPLAAIANAIYDATGYRFTELPMSPRRIVEALNGLSG; translated from the coding sequence GTGACCACTGTCGAAAAACCCCAGTACCGCGTCATCGGCACCCGCCCCATCCGCCCCGACGGCGTCGAAAAAGTCACCGGCAAAGCCCTCTACGGCGCCGATATCCGCCTGCCGGGCATGATCTACGGCAAGATCCTCCGCAGCCCGCACGCGCATGCCCGCATTCTCCGCATCGATACCTCCGAGGCCGAGCGCGCCCCCGGCGTCCTTGCGGTTGTCACCCACGCCGACCTCCCCGTCGCTGCTGACCGCGTCGAGGAGCTCGGGGAAAGCGCCGTCAACGTCAGAGAAGTCGCCGAGAACATCCTCGCATCGCAGAAGGTCCTCTACCGCGGCCACGCCGTGGCCGCCGTCGCCGCCACCAGCCCCCACCTCGCCGAGGAGGCCCTCGAGCTGATCCGCGTCGAATACGAGGTGCTCCCGCCGGTTCTCGATGTCCTCGACGCCATGCGCGACGACGCCCCCCTCCTCGATGAGAACCGCCGCACAAAGACCCTGATGACCGGCGAGCTGAGCGAAAAGCCGTCCAACGTCGCGAGCTACAACCGGTTCCAGGACGGCGATGTCGAGGCTGCCTTCGCCGAAGCGGATGTCGTCGTCGAGCGCGAGTTCCGCACGAAAATGGTGCACCAGGGCTACATCGAGCCCCAGAACTCCACCGCGAACTGGAACGCCGACGGCACCCTCACGATCTGGACGAGCACCCAGGGCGCCTTCGCCGTCCGCAACCTCGTCGCCGAAGTCCTGCGCAAGCCCATCGCCCAGGTCAAAGTCGTGCCCATGGAGATCGGCGGCGGTTTCGGCGGCAAGATTCCCATCTACCTCGACCCGATCGCTGCCCTCCTGTCGAAAAAGAGCGGGCGCCCCGTCAAAATCGTCATGTCCCGGACCGAGGTCTTCGAAGCCACCGGCCCGACCTCCGGGACCGTCATCCGCGTCAAAGCCGCCGCCAAAGGCGACCGCCTGACCGCCGTCCAGGCCAGCCTCTTCTACGAAGCCGGTGCCTTCCCCGGCTCCTCCGTCGGCGCCGGCTCGATGACCATGCTCGCGCCCTACAACGTCGAGAACTTCGTCATCGACGCCTACGACGTCGTGGTCAATAAGCCGAAAACGGCCGCCTACCGCGCCCCCGGCGCCCCCGCAGCCGCCTTCGCCATCGAAAGCGTCATCGATGAGCTCGCCCGCCACCAGAAGGTCGACCCGCTCGTCTTTCGCAAGGTCAACTCGGCCCGCAAGGGCACAAAGATGGTCAACGGCATCGCCTTTCCCCGCATCGGTCACGAGGAGTGCGTCGAAGCAGCCCTCAACTCCGACCACTACCGCTCGCCCATCGAAGGTCCCTACCGCGGCCGCGGTGTCGCCTCCGGCTACTGGTTCAACGGCGGTATGCAGTCCAGCGTCGTCGTCGCCGTCAACACCGACGGCACGGTCAACCTGATCGAGGGCTCCACCGACATCGGGGGCACCCGCGCCTCCCTCGCCATGCAGCTCGCCGAAACCCTCGGTATCCCCTACGAGAGCATCCGCCCCTCCGTCGTCGATACCGACTCCATCGGCCACAACGACGTCACCGGCGGCAGCCGCACCACCTTCGCGACCGGCATGGCCGTCTATGAAGCCGGGATGGCCATCCGCCGCGAAATGGTCGCCCGCGCCGCAAAGCTCTGGGGCCTCGCCGAAGAGGACGTCGAGTACGACGCCGGCATCATCCGCAGCAAGAAGGACGGCCGCCAGTTCACCTTCAAGGAGCTCGCTGCCCAGTCGGCCCGCACCGGCGGTCCGATCACCGGCAAGGCATCCCTCGTCGCCCGCGGCGTCGGCGGCGCCTACGGCACCCACATCGTCGACGTCGAGGTCGACCCGGAGACAGGCAAGGTCACCATCCTCCGCTACACCGCCGTCCAGGATGTCGGCACCGCCATCCACCCGTCCTACGTCGAAGGCCAAATCCAGGGCGGCGTCGTCCAGGGCATCGGCTGGGCCCTCAACGAGGAGTACGTCTTCGATGAGCAGGGCCGCATGCTCAATGCAAGCTTCCTCGACTACCGGATGCCCACCGCCCTCGACGTCCCCATGATCGACACCATCCTCGTCGAGGTGCCGAACCCCGGCCACCCCTACGGCGTCCGCGGCGTCGGCGAAGTGCCGATCGTGCCGCCCCTCGCGGCCATCGCCAACGCCATCTACGACGCCACCGGCTACCGCTTCACCGAACTGCCGATGTCGCCCCGGCGCATCGTCGAGGCGCTCAACGGCCTCTCCGGCTGA
- a CDS encoding MoaD/ThiS family protein — MARVTIPATLRSLCGGSQELEVAAATIDELLRAIDARCPGFYARVVEAGRLRPELAFAIDGEILPLGLHDAIAPGAEVTIVPALGGG, encoded by the coding sequence ATGGCCCGCGTCACCATCCCTGCGACCCTCCGCAGCCTCTGCGGGGGGTCGCAGGAGCTTGAGGTCGCCGCCGCCACCATCGACGAACTGCTCCGCGCCATCGACGCCCGCTGTCCCGGCTTCTACGCCCGCGTCGTCGAGGCCGGCCGCCTCCGGCCCGAGCTCGCCTTCGCAATCGATGGCGAAATCCTGCCGCTCGGCCTCCACGACGCCATCGCCCCCGGCGCCGAGGTCACCATCGTCCCCGCCCTGGGCGGCGGCTGA
- a CDS encoding DUF6295 family protein yields the protein MCSNILIHAPLEGAGFGRRGWFPVTRANVTYDHPLHLDLEHAVTVDFVDEAGGLDARIGVELTVASARALAEALLAACAEAEAYETGAAQTR from the coding sequence ATGTGCTCGAACATTCTCATCCATGCCCCGCTCGAGGGGGCCGGGTTCGGCCGCAGGGGATGGTTCCCGGTCACGCGAGCGAACGTGACCTACGACCATCCGTTGCACCTGGACCTCGAACATGCGGTCACCGTCGATTTCGTCGACGAGGCGGGGGGCCTGGACGCGCGCATCGGCGTCGAGCTGACGGTGGCCTCAGCGCGTGCGCTGGCCGAGGCATTGCTGGCCGCGTGCGCCGAGGCAGAGGCGTACGAGACCGGGGCGGCGCAGACTAGATAG
- a CDS encoding glycerophosphodiester phosphodiesterase, with product MRKPFVLVIGHAGAAGEAPANTLAGVRACLDAGAEAMEIDVQLCADGVPVLMHDETVDRTTNLKGRVRDLPLAALQAADAGNGEPVPTLAQVLDLVDGRLTIMCELKATPGDPDQDARNVDAVIDTIRRHGAESWTAIHSFSPDIVARARELEPRISAAIISPPVAGDGIERLLGGLLKRNAQAISVEHHAVTRDLVLRARRRQVTVWCWTADSPADWERLVDAGVAGIITNVPHQLRAWLGAG from the coding sequence ATGAGAAAACCCTTCGTCCTCGTCATCGGTCATGCCGGCGCTGCCGGCGAAGCCCCCGCCAACACCCTCGCCGGCGTCCGTGCCTGCCTCGATGCCGGCGCCGAAGCCATGGAGATCGACGTCCAGCTCTGCGCCGACGGCGTCCCCGTCCTCATGCACGACGAAACCGTCGACCGAACGACCAACCTCAAAGGCCGCGTCCGCGACCTTCCGCTCGCCGCGCTCCAGGCAGCAGATGCCGGCAACGGCGAGCCCGTGCCCACCCTCGCGCAGGTGCTCGACCTCGTCGACGGCCGCCTCACGATCATGTGCGAGCTCAAGGCCACCCCCGGCGACCCCGACCAGGACGCACGCAACGTCGACGCGGTCATCGACACCATCAGGCGCCACGGCGCGGAGTCGTGGACCGCGATTCACTCCTTCTCGCCCGATATCGTCGCCCGCGCCCGCGAGCTCGAGCCCCGCATCTCGGCCGCCATCATCTCCCCGCCCGTCGCCGGCGATGGGATCGAACGCCTCCTCGGCGGCCTCCTCAAGCGCAACGCCCAGGCCATCTCGGTCGAACACCACGCCGTCACCCGCGACCTCGTCCTGCGCGCGCGGCGCCGCCAGGTCACCGTCTGGTGCTGGACCGCCGACAGCCCCGCCGACTGGGAGCGGCTCGTCGATGCCGGTGTCGCCGGCATCATCACCAACGTCCCCCACCAGCTGCGGGCCTGGCTCGGCGCCGGTTAG
- a CDS encoding FAD binding domain-containing protein: MHAFEYARPGSLAEALALASNGRRALFLAGGTDVIVQLREGRRACDLLIDLKHVPELTSITVGPSGALEIGAAVPLAEIYEHPVVRRDFPALVDAASIIGGIAIQSRASLGGNLCNASPAADSSPALMALGATLRIAGPAGERTLPVADFFTGPGQNALQPGEILVSIRVPPLPPQSAAFYHRFIPRNEMDIAVASSGVYLALDDAGRIADARVALGAVAPTPIFVPAARDALLGREPGAEAFAAAGEAARAAARPIDDMRGSVAQRRHLARVLTVRALENALRRIRGAQ, from the coding sequence ATGCACGCATTCGAATACGCCCGGCCGGGCTCCCTCGCGGAAGCCCTGGCCCTCGCCAGCAATGGCCGCCGCGCCCTCTTCCTCGCCGGCGGCACCGACGTCATCGTCCAGCTCCGCGAAGGCCGCCGCGCCTGCGACCTGCTCATCGACCTCAAGCACGTGCCCGAGCTCACCTCGATCACCGTCGGGCCCTCGGGCGCCCTCGAAATCGGCGCCGCTGTCCCCCTCGCCGAAATCTACGAGCACCCGGTCGTCCGGCGCGATTTCCCCGCCCTCGTCGACGCCGCATCGATCATCGGCGGTATCGCCATCCAGTCCCGCGCCAGCCTCGGCGGCAACCTCTGCAACGCCAGCCCGGCCGCCGACTCCTCCCCCGCCCTGATGGCGCTCGGCGCAACGCTCCGCATCGCCGGGCCCGCCGGCGAACGCACCCTGCCCGTGGCCGACTTCTTCACCGGCCCCGGCCAGAACGCCCTCCAGCCCGGCGAAATCCTCGTCTCCATCCGGGTCCCGCCGCTGCCGCCGCAGAGCGCCGCGTTCTATCACCGCTTCATCCCGCGCAACGAAATGGACATCGCCGTGGCCTCCTCCGGCGTCTACCTCGCCCTCGACGATGCCGGCCGCATCGCCGATGCGCGGGTTGCCCTCGGCGCGGTCGCCCCGACGCCCATCTTCGTGCCCGCCGCACGCGACGCCCTGCTCGGCCGCGAGCCCGGCGCCGAGGCCTTCGCCGCCGCCGGCGAAGCCGCCCGGGCCGCAGCCAGGCCCATCGACGACATGCGCGGCAGCGTGGCCCAGCGCAGGCACCTCGCCCGTGTCCTCACCGTCCGCGCCCTCGAAAACGCCCTCCGCCGCATCCGCGGCGCCCAGTAG
- a CDS encoding ABC transporter permease, producing the protein MYWWAAILALILLCAALGPELWTTDPNRTNLLNRFAGPSFEHPLGTDGFGRDLLARLLHGARLSLVSAAIVIVCSTFLGLVVGSLAAVIGGIVDTLAARLVDGLLALPALVVALGLIGVFGTGWTTLVFALTATGWPWYARIYRSLVIAERQKPYVTAARAIGAGTLRIAVRHLGPNIAGPVAVVAATDLGATILGLAAFSFLGLGVAPPTPEWGAMVAEGRQHFQSHPWVIVAPGLAITVTVIVVNLFSDALRDAADPFRRR; encoded by the coding sequence GTGTACTGGTGGGCAGCCATACTCGCCCTGATCCTCCTCTGCGCGGCCCTTGGGCCCGAGCTGTGGACGACCGACCCGAACCGGACGAACCTCCTGAATCGCTTCGCCGGCCCATCGTTCGAACATCCGCTCGGCACCGACGGCTTCGGCCGCGACCTCCTCGCTCGGTTGCTCCATGGCGCCCGGCTTTCCCTCGTCAGCGCCGCCATCGTTATTGTCTGCTCAACGTTCCTCGGCCTCGTCGTCGGCAGCCTCGCCGCCGTCATTGGGGGAATCGTCGATACCCTCGCTGCCCGTCTCGTCGATGGCCTCCTCGCCCTTCCGGCGCTCGTCGTCGCCCTCGGACTCATCGGGGTCTTCGGTACCGGCTGGACGACACTCGTCTTTGCCCTCACCGCAACCGGCTGGCCCTGGTACGCCCGCATTTACCGGTCCCTGGTAATCGCCGAGCGCCAGAAACCGTACGTCACCGCCGCCCGCGCCATCGGTGCCGGCACCCTCCGCATCGCCGTCCGCCACCTCGGCCCCAACATCGCCGGTCCGGTCGCCGTCGTGGCAGCCACCGACCTTGGTGCCACCATCCTCGGTCTCGCCGCATTCTCCTTCCTTGGCCTGGGTGTCGCTCCGCCGACGCCCGAGTGGGGCGCCATGGTCGCAGAGGGCCGCCAGCACTTCCAGTCGCATCCCTGGGTCATCGTGGCGCCCGGGCTGGCCATTACGGTCACGGTTATCGTCGTGAACCTGTTCAGCGATGCCCTCCGCGACGCCGCCGACCCCTTCCGCCGCCGCTGA
- a CDS encoding dienelactone hydrolase family protein — MADTGAYDGMLAEVTKIPGYGGHWISVYFVRPLGPGPFPGVVWLHHMPGWDEWTKEAARKLAYHGFMVAAPDLYCRAGTGAPEDVAAKVRAEGGVPDDQVVGDAAACRDFLRALPQSNGKVGVTGTCSGGRHAYLAACRERFDACVDLWGGGVVMRPEDLTEKRPVAPIDYTKDLSCPLLGLFGEEDRAPSPEQVRQHEEELKKYGKTYEFHMYAGAGHGFFYHDRPAAYRAEAAVDGWRKVLDFFRRHLG, encoded by the coding sequence ATGGCTGATACTGGCGCCTACGACGGGATGCTTGCCGAGGTCACGAAAATCCCGGGATATGGCGGGCACTGGATTTCGGTGTATTTCGTGCGGCCGCTCGGGCCGGGGCCATTCCCCGGCGTGGTCTGGCTGCATCACATGCCCGGGTGGGACGAGTGGACCAAGGAGGCGGCGCGGAAGCTTGCATACCACGGGTTCATGGTCGCGGCGCCGGACCTGTACTGCCGGGCGGGGACGGGCGCACCTGAGGACGTCGCGGCGAAGGTTCGGGCCGAAGGCGGGGTGCCTGACGACCAGGTGGTGGGCGATGCGGCGGCCTGCCGGGATTTCCTGCGGGCGCTGCCGCAATCGAACGGGAAGGTGGGCGTGACGGGCACCTGCTCCGGCGGGCGGCACGCATACCTGGCTGCCTGCCGGGAGCGATTCGATGCCTGTGTCGACCTCTGGGGCGGCGGCGTGGTGATGCGGCCGGAGGACCTCACGGAGAAGCGGCCGGTTGCGCCAATCGACTACACAAAGGACCTCTCGTGCCCGCTGCTGGGGCTTTTCGGCGAGGAGGACCGGGCGCCTTCGCCGGAGCAGGTGCGGCAGCATGAGGAGGAGCTGAAGAAGTACGGGAAGACGTACGAGTTCCACATGTACGCTGGGGCCGGGCACGGCTTCTTCTATCACGACCGGCCGGCGGCCTACCGCGCCGAGGCGGCGGTCGACGGCTGGCGGAAGGTGCTCGACTTCTTCCGCCGGCACCTGGGCTGA